The Hymenobacter sp. GOD-10R genome includes a window with the following:
- a CDS encoding dihydrofolate reductase family protein, translating into MRKLKLQVQMTLDGYIAGPNGEMDWLTFDWDEALKQYTEELTASVDCIVLGRKLAQGFIPHWANVAATTDNPEIAAGKKFTDTPKVVFTKTLDQSEWDNTVLAKGDLVEEINQLKQQPGQDIIAYGGATFVSALIQHNLIDEYHLYINPVAIGQGMPIFQALAHKQHLALLKSNVFDCGIVVLKYVLERDE; encoded by the coding sequence ATGAGAAAGCTAAAGCTGCAAGTGCAGATGACTCTCGACGGCTACATTGCCGGGCCCAATGGTGAAATGGATTGGCTAACCTTCGACTGGGACGAGGCGCTGAAGCAGTACACAGAAGAACTAACCGCGTCCGTCGACTGCATTGTGCTTGGGCGCAAACTCGCGCAAGGCTTTATCCCGCATTGGGCCAACGTCGCCGCTACGACGGACAACCCCGAAATTGCCGCTGGCAAGAAGTTCACCGATACGCCCAAAGTCGTTTTCACCAAGACCCTCGACCAGTCGGAGTGGGATAACACTGTTTTGGCGAAAGGCGACTTAGTAGAGGAAATCAACCAGCTCAAGCAGCAGCCCGGCCAAGACATTATTGCCTACGGCGGAGCCACGTTCGTATCGGCGCTCATTCAGCACAATTTAATTGATGAGTACCACCTGTACATCAACCCGGTAGCTATTGGGCAAGGCATGCCGATCTTCCAAGCACTTGCGCACAAGCAGCACCTAGCCTTACTGAAATCAAATGTCTTCGACTGTGGAATTGTAGTCCTGAAATACGTCTTGGAGCGCGACGAGTAA
- a CDS encoding glycosyltransferase family 39 protein — protein MSDLTLTNSRKRNIWVGSFFSLLLLLGLFIYRDYGISLDESISRENGMITLKHLVQYVAPGMLEQDFILNQYMPLEQYNDRDYGIAFETPISLIERLLHIDDEGDQIYFRHLMTFLVCFGGVIAVYQLAARRFRDWRVGLLAALFLVLSPRLFAEAFYNDKDAVFMALFAVATNTGVRFLLRPTVGRAVWHALACAVMIDVRIMGIILPALTLGFLFWSAVRGQVKWPQMLTTGMLYVVLVAGLVVAFWPFLWSAPLDNFLWAFDNMRNFRADGLILYLGTPVSSTKLPWHYPVVWVGATTPLLYVVGFLVGVILIGITLVRQHWRLWQNEQEMQDLLFLALAVGPVLAVIVLHSVLYDGWRQLYFIYPAFLLIAMRGWVAAWQWRPLQTGGALWSRVVLAATVLSVVTVAYQMVRDHPLQNVYFNALAGRHPEEKFEVDYWGLSFRKGLEYIVATDDRPHIAVSAPVARWAGFSQKMLPADTRNRLQFVDNPAEADYFITNYRGHAYSYDYPNEVFQIRANNMRVLSVFRLRW, from the coding sequence GTGTCTGACCTTACGCTAACAAACTCCCGAAAGCGGAATATCTGGGTGGGAAGCTTCTTTTCACTGCTGCTGCTGCTCGGCTTGTTTATTTATCGTGACTACGGCATTTCGCTTGACGAGTCAATAAGCCGTGAAAATGGGATGATCACCTTAAAGCACCTAGTGCAGTACGTAGCGCCTGGTATGCTTGAACAGGACTTCATTCTGAATCAATACATGCCGCTGGAGCAGTATAATGACCGCGACTACGGTATTGCATTCGAAACGCCCATTTCTTTGATTGAGCGGTTATTGCACATCGACGACGAAGGCGACCAAATCTATTTTCGACACCTGATGACCTTTCTGGTGTGTTTTGGTGGAGTTATAGCGGTGTACCAGTTGGCTGCCCGCCGCTTCCGCGACTGGCGTGTCGGGTTGCTCGCAGCCTTATTCTTAGTATTAAGTCCGCGCTTATTTGCTGAGGCGTTCTACAACGACAAAGACGCCGTGTTTATGGCATTGTTTGCGGTAGCTACCAATACAGGCGTGCGATTTTTGCTGCGACCTACAGTTGGCCGGGCCGTTTGGCATGCACTGGCTTGCGCTGTGATGATTGATGTGCGGATTATGGGAATTATTCTGCCGGCTCTTACTCTCGGATTTCTGTTTTGGAGCGCCGTGCGTGGACAAGTGAAATGGCCACAGATGTTGACTACGGGTATGCTGTATGTGGTTTTGGTAGCGGGATTAGTCGTCGCTTTCTGGCCTTTTCTGTGGTCGGCACCACTGGATAACTTCCTCTGGGCTTTTGATAACATGCGGAATTTCCGTGCAGATGGACTAATTCTGTACCTAGGCACGCCCGTTTCGTCTACTAAGTTGCCTTGGCACTACCCCGTCGTTTGGGTTGGTGCTACCACGCCACTCCTGTACGTGGTAGGCTTTCTGGTAGGGGTTATTCTGATCGGGATTACGCTAGTGCGCCAGCACTGGCGACTATGGCAAAACGAGCAGGAGATGCAGGATCTACTTTTTTTGGCCTTGGCTGTAGGGCCAGTTCTAGCAGTTATTGTGTTACACTCGGTGCTATATGATGGCTGGCGGCAGCTGTATTTCATCTATCCTGCATTTCTGTTGATAGCCATGCGCGGCTGGGTAGCAGCTTGGCAATGGCGGCCCTTACAGACAGGCGGAGCGCTCTGGTCTAGGGTGGTGCTGGCGGCAACGGTGCTAAGTGTGGTAACTGTTGCTTACCAAATGGTCCGCGACCATCCGCTGCAAAATGTCTATTTCAATGCGTTGGCTGGCCGTCATCCGGAAGAAAAGTTTGAAGTAGATTATTGGGGCCTAAGTTTCCGCAAGGGGCTAGAGTACATTGTGGCCACTGACGACCGGCCTCATATAGCCGTTAGTGCCCCTGTAGCACGATGGGCGGGTTTCAGTCAGAAAATGCTGCCAGCCGACACGCGCAATCGGCTTCAGTTCGTAGACAACCCAGCCGAAGCTGACTACTTCATTACGAATTATCGAGGGCACGCCTACAGCTACGATTACCCCAATGAGGTCTTCCAGATACGCGCCAACAACATGCGCGTCCTATCCGTGTTCCGTTTGCGCTGGTAG
- the lpdA gene encoding dihydrolipoyl dehydrogenase → MNQYDVTVIGSGPGGYVAAIRCAQLGLKTAIIEKYPTLGGTCLNVGCIPSKALLDSTEHYHNAHTTFKEHGIELSDLQINMNQLIDRKNGVVKANVDGISFLMKKNKIDVLQGVGSFIDKNHIKIAPTNGGEEQQIETKNVIIATGSKPTVLPFIKQDKQRIITSTEALNIREVPKHMIVIGGGVIGLEMASVYARLGAKVSVIEFMDSLIPTMDRALGKELKRILGKIGIEFFLSHKVTGATREGDAVTVTATNPKGEEVKFEGDYCLVAVGRVPYTQGLNLEAAGVQMEERGRIKVDEHLQTNVPGIYAIGDVIRGAMLAHKAEEEGVYVAETIVGQKPHINYLLIPGVVYTWPEVAGVGYTEEQLKETGRAYKVGSFPFRASGRARASMDLDGFVKVLADKQTDEILGMHMIGPRIADLIAEGVTAMEFRASAEDVARMSHAHPTYAEAVKEACLAATENRAIHM, encoded by the coding sequence ATGAATCAATACGACGTCACCGTCATCGGCTCCGGACCTGGGGGCTACGTGGCGGCCATTCGCTGCGCGCAGCTAGGCCTGAAAACTGCCATCATCGAGAAGTACCCCACGCTGGGTGGTACCTGCTTGAACGTGGGCTGCATTCCAAGCAAAGCGCTGCTCGATAGCACCGAACATTATCATAACGCGCATACTACCTTCAAGGAGCATGGCATTGAGCTGAGCGACTTGCAAATCAATATGAACCAGCTCATCGACCGCAAGAATGGGGTCGTGAAGGCAAACGTCGACGGTATTTCGTTTTTGATGAAGAAGAACAAAATCGACGTGCTGCAAGGCGTTGGTTCGTTCATTGACAAGAATCACATCAAAATCGCGCCCACCAATGGCGGCGAGGAGCAGCAGATCGAGACCAAAAACGTCATCATCGCCACGGGTTCGAAGCCCACGGTGCTGCCCTTCATCAAGCAAGACAAGCAACGTATTATCACCAGCACCGAAGCCCTGAACATCCGAGAAGTGCCCAAGCACATGATCGTGATTGGTGGCGGCGTTATCGGGTTGGAAATGGCGTCGGTGTACGCCCGCTTAGGTGCCAAGGTATCCGTGATTGAGTTCATGGATTCGCTCATTCCAACCATGGATCGTGCTCTTGGCAAAGAGCTGAAGCGCATCCTCGGTAAGATCGGCATCGAATTTTTCCTGAGCCACAAAGTAACGGGTGCTACTCGCGAAGGTGACGCCGTGACGGTGACTGCTACCAACCCCAAAGGCGAGGAAGTTAAGTTTGAAGGCGATTACTGCCTCGTGGCGGTGGGTCGTGTACCCTACACTCAAGGGCTTAACCTGGAAGCTGCCGGTGTGCAGATGGAAGAGCGCGGCCGCATCAAGGTCGATGAGCACCTGCAAACCAACGTGCCCGGTATCTACGCCATCGGCGACGTAATTCGCGGTGCGATGCTCGCCCACAAAGCCGAAGAAGAAGGCGTGTATGTAGCCGAAACCATCGTGGGTCAGAAGCCGCACATCAACTACCTGCTCATTCCGGGCGTGGTGTACACGTGGCCCGAAGTGGCCGGCGTGGGCTACACCGAAGAGCAGTTGAAGGAAACCGGCCGTGCTTACAAAGTAGGTTCGTTCCCGTTCCGCGCTTCGGGCCGCGCCCGCGCTTCGATGGATCTCGACGGCTTCGTGAAAGTGCTAGCCGATAAGCAAACCGACGAAATCCTAGGCATGCACATGATCGGCCCGCGCATTGCCGACCTCATTGCCGAAGGCGTAACAGCCATGGAGTTCCGCGCTTCTGCCGAGGACGTAGCCCGCATGAGCCACGCCCACCCCACGTATGCCGAAGCTGTGAAGGAAGCGTGCCTAGCCGCTACCGAGAACCGCGCCATTCATATGTAA
- a CDS encoding amidohydrolase family protein — translation MKQAWLALTLGCALFSKAAQAQMPADSGTFLLHKFEQRIGKETYRVTSSAQALTYDVRFRFVDRGMPVPLRANITVTPAGEPVSLGVSGNTSRFSIISDSVRMLPNGQAYVRVGEKTTTAARPALSFPVAGYSPVTGQMLLLRYWQQHGRPTSLDLLPTGTVRIRRDGQDTLTFQGKPLVLQRYVLKGLVWGNELLWTDQQDRLVCIITNDAEGDKIEMMAQPYEALLSTIIERAATHGMRLFTTEAGGQAATKTAAKPRQLAFVGGTVVDVVQGRTIPNAVVLVENGKIKQVGPAAKVKVPKQAQVIRVEGKTILPGLWDMHAHFQQAEWGPAYLAAGVTTVRDCGNEFSYINAVQQAIDAGRGVGPRILKAGIIDGDGPAALGIVRANTPVEAAQVVQRYQDNGFVQIKLYSSLKPEIVRAICEEAHKRGLTVTGHIPEGMTILQGVAAGMDQVNHLPYVAEALTKKPDKSWVLNDTTSARVYRFLKEHHTVIDPTVGVFEMTARSLKDDLTTIEPAFASLPQPLQALFLTMGTTPERATGAKPIMESFYHLVKQLYDQGIPIVAGTDMVFPGTSLARELELYVQQAGLTPMQALQTATITPARVMKLDQRTGSLDPGKQADLLIVDGNPLQQIRDIRRVQLVVKDGELYDPARMRQLADFQK, via the coding sequence ATGAAACAAGCCTGGTTAGCTTTGACCCTAGGTTGTGCACTCTTCTCAAAAGCCGCACAAGCCCAAATGCCCGCCGACAGCGGCACCTTCCTGCTGCACAAGTTTGAACAGCGCATCGGGAAGGAAACCTACCGCGTGACTTCCTCCGCCCAAGCGCTAACCTACGACGTGCGTTTTCGCTTCGTGGATCGGGGAATGCCAGTGCCGCTGCGGGCCAACATCACCGTGACGCCTGCCGGTGAGCCGGTGAGCCTAGGAGTATCAGGCAACACCTCGCGCTTTTCTATCATCTCCGATTCGGTACGGATGCTGCCTAATGGGCAAGCGTACGTGCGGGTGGGGGAGAAGACCACTACCGCCGCGCGGCCAGCGTTAAGCTTCCCTGTGGCCGGCTACTCGCCGGTGACGGGGCAAATGCTGCTACTCCGCTACTGGCAGCAGCACGGCCGACCCACTAGCCTCGACTTACTACCCACCGGCACAGTACGCATCCGCCGCGACGGGCAAGATACACTTACCTTCCAAGGCAAGCCCTTGGTGCTCCAGCGCTACGTGCTGAAAGGCTTGGTGTGGGGCAACGAACTTCTCTGGACCGACCAGCAAGACCGCCTCGTGTGCATCATCACCAACGACGCCGAGGGCGACAAAATCGAGATGATGGCCCAGCCCTACGAGGCGCTGCTATCCACCATTATCGAGCGGGCCGCGACGCATGGCATGCGCCTGTTTACGACGGAAGCTGGCGGCCAAGCAGCCACTAAAACTGCTGCCAAGCCGCGGCAGCTAGCATTTGTGGGCGGCACGGTGGTAGATGTGGTGCAGGGACGTACCATCCCGAACGCGGTGGTGCTGGTGGAGAACGGCAAGATTAAGCAGGTAGGGCCTGCTGCGAAGGTGAAGGTGCCCAAGCAAGCCCAGGTTATTCGGGTGGAGGGCAAAACCATCTTGCCAGGGCTGTGGGACATGCACGCCCACTTCCAACAAGCGGAATGGGGCCCCGCCTACCTAGCCGCCGGCGTAACCACCGTGCGCGACTGCGGCAACGAGTTCAGCTACATCAACGCCGTGCAGCAAGCCATCGATGCTGGGCGGGGTGTGGGGCCTCGCATCCTCAAAGCCGGCATCATCGACGGCGACGGCCCGGCGGCCCTAGGTATCGTGCGGGCCAATACGCCCGTCGAAGCCGCCCAGGTAGTGCAGCGCTACCAAGACAACGGCTTCGTGCAGATCAAGCTCTACAGCTCGCTGAAGCCCGAGATAGTGCGTGCTATTTGTGAGGAGGCGCACAAGCGCGGCCTCACCGTGACGGGTCACATTCCGGAGGGCATGACCATCTTGCAGGGTGTGGCCGCGGGCATGGATCAGGTGAACCACCTCCCGTACGTAGCCGAGGCCCTGACGAAGAAGCCTGATAAATCGTGGGTGCTGAACGATACCACCAGCGCCCGCGTCTACCGCTTTCTGAAGGAGCACCACACTGTTATCGACCCGACGGTTGGGGTGTTCGAGATGACAGCCCGTTCTCTGAAAGACGATCTTACCACGATAGAGCCGGCCTTTGCTTCCTTACCCCAACCCTTGCAGGCGCTGTTCCTGACGATGGGCACCACGCCCGAGCGGGCGACCGGTGCCAAGCCCATTATGGAGAGCTTCTACCATCTCGTGAAGCAGCTCTACGACCAGGGCATCCCCATTGTAGCCGGCACCGATATGGTTTTCCCCGGCACCAGCCTAGCCCGCGAGCTGGAGCTGTATGTGCAGCAGGCCGGCCTCACGCCCATGCAAGCCCTACAAACCGCCACCATCACGCCCGCCCGCGTGATGAAGCTAGACCAGCGCACCGGCTCCCTCGACCCCGGCAAGCAAGCCGACCTGCTCATCGTGGATGGCAACCCCTTGCAGCAAATCCGCGACATCCGCCGCGTGCAACTGGTAGTGAAAGACGGTGAGCTCTACGATCCTGCCCGCATGCGGCAGCTAGCGGATTTTCAGAAATAA
- a CDS encoding VOC family protein, which translates to MATQIFINLPVKNLNASIEFFKKLGFQFNQQFTDEKATCMIVSDTIYVMLLVEPFFQSFTNKAIANATRTTEVMIALSADDREAVDTLVDKALAAGGQPLKEIQNPEFMYARNFQDLDGHHWEVLYMDPAAVQQEQPAAAL; encoded by the coding sequence ATGGCTACCCAAATCTTCATCAACCTTCCCGTTAAGAATCTCAATGCTTCCATCGAATTCTTCAAGAAGCTAGGTTTTCAATTCAATCAGCAGTTCACGGATGAAAAGGCTACCTGCATGATTGTGAGCGATACGATTTACGTGATGTTGCTGGTAGAGCCCTTCTTCCAGAGTTTCACGAACAAAGCCATTGCCAATGCGACGCGCACCACGGAGGTGATGATTGCCCTATCGGCCGATGACCGGGAAGCCGTGGATACGCTCGTAGACAAAGCCCTGGCGGCTGGCGGTCAGCCGTTGAAGGAAATACAGAACCCAGAGTTTATGTACGCTCGCAACTTCCAAGACCTCGATGGTCACCACTGGGAAGTGCTATACATGGACCCGGCTGCCGTGCAGCAAGAGCAGCCCGCCGCAGCGCTGTAA